The stretch of DNA CACCGGTGACGCCACGCTGGGCACGTCGGGGCATGGTCTCTTCGACGTAGTGGTCAGTTGGAATGCTGCGACTCACCTGCCCGCGTCGTGGGTCGTGCAGACTCGTCCCGGCGGCAGGATCGCGACACCTGTATACCTGGCGCCGGTGGCCCACTCCATCAGCCACGTCACCCTGACCGTCGACGGTCAAGGTCAACCGACAAACCCTGTCCTGGGTACGGCATCTCACCTCGACATGAGCACCGAACTCGACACCCGTACTGGGATGCCGCAGTTCTACGTCGACGCTCACGCAGGCAAGGAACGTGCGTGGATCTCGGCAGCCTGGCGAGGCACGGAGGATCTCGCCCACCCGGCTGCCGCACTGGCTCTGCTCCGTCACCCGAACTTCACCGCCGAGCACGCCTTCTCCATCGACGACGCCGAGCAGGCCGAGCTCTGGAAGAACTTCCGCGCCTACTGCGTCGCCCTCGACAGCGGACCGCAATCGAGCCTGACCGCGTTCGGAACCGGCGGCCCCAGATGGATCACTGCTATCGGATTCAGCAGCGCCCGTAACGCTGCCGTCCTCACCTCGGACGGATGGCTGCTCGGCAACCGCGAGGACTCCTCCGCCGTCATGAAACTCCGCGACTTCCTCGCCGGCTGGGAAGACGCCAAGCGCCCGGGCCCGGAAGTATTCACGGCCCAGCTGGAACAGCACACGGCTGGATGGTCAGTCGTGGCGACGGTCTAGGCGGCGATCGCTGACGGATATTCGTGCCCCCAGAGCAGCCGCAGTGCGGGTGACCTGGCCGGTGTCGAGCCCCACCTGGTCGAGAGTGCCGCAAACTGGCAACGACATCGGCAATGCGCGTCGATCAGGTGGGCTTATCTGGACTGGTCAGGCGGGCAACCGCCACACTTGAGCTGCCGCGCCCGTGCAGTCGCGGATCTCCAGGCGGGTCCCGTCGGCCGTCGCGCCGCCGGTCGGGTTCAGGCACCGCCCCGACTGCGGGTTCCGCAGCGCTCCACCGGCCTGCGCCTGCCACACCTGCGCACCGGTGCCGTTGCAGTCCCAGAGCTGGATCTTCACCCCGTTCGCCGTACCCGAGCTGGTGATGTCGAGGCACTTCCCCAGCGCGCGGAGCGTTCCGTCCGTGCCCACCGACCAGATCTGCGCATTGCTCGTGTTGCAGGTCCAGAGCTGGATCGCGGTGCCGTTGGCGGTCGCGCCCGCCGCGACGTCGACGCACTTGTTCGCGATGCCCGCGATGGGCCCGGTCCGCCCGACGCCCGCGGCGAGCAGGGCGCTCAGGGCACTGGCCTGGGTACGCCAGTCGCGCACATTGGGCGCCTCACCGCTCCAGTGCTGGCCGAGCTGGTTGAGGCTGTCCCGGCTCGCCGACCAGATCGTGTTGGCCTGCGTGCGGATGAAGGGCAGGTAGGCCCCGGACGTCACCTCGTTGAGCTCGGAGAGGTAGCGCAGCATGACGCCCTTGAACTGCTTGGCGTTGTCGTCGCAGGTCTGTCCGGGCAGGTCGCAGCGCTCGGTGAGCACGCCGCCGCGCACGAGGTCGGCGGAGGTGGTGCCCGCGTCGGCGAGCCGCCGCGCGGTGGTGAGCAGGGCGGCGTTGCCGGTGGCCCGCCACAGCTCGACGGCGGCGCCGATCGCGAGGCCCTGGTTGTAGGTCCAGACGGGCTGGCCGTTGTTGGCGCAGCCCTGGGTGAGGCCGTCGTTGACGAGCCCGGCGGCGTTGATCATGCCGCTGGCGGCGAACCAGTTCCACGCCGTGTTCGCCTTCGCCAGCCACGCGGTGTCGCCGCCGATCCGGTTGTGCAGGGCGGCGGTGAGCCGGATGTAGAGGCCGTTGGTGACGGCGTTCTTGTAGGTGCGCTCGCGGTTCCACCACACGCCGCCGCCGCAGCTGCCCGGGTCCCAGAACCCGGCGACGTAGTTGGCGATGATGACGGCCTCGTTGAGGTAGGCGGTGTCGCCGGTGAGGTCGTAGGCGCGCACCCAGGTCAGGCCCCACCAGGCGACGTCGTCGATGGCGCGGCTGATGAAGTGGCCCTCGATCGCGTCGGAGGAGCGGACCCCGGCCGGGAACGCGACCCGGTTGACCTCGAAGGTGCGCGCCACGATCCAGAGGTGGTCGCGGCGCCCGGTCTGCTTCATCCAGTCGGTGACGGTCGCGAGCGCGACGGCGGAGTTCCACCAGCTCGACGGCCACCAGGCGGTGTCGGCGGCGTAGGACCACATCAGCGCGTCGGCCGCGGCTGCGGCCCGGTCCGCGCCGGGCCGCGCCCAGGCGGTGCAGGCACCGCCGGATCCGGAGACCGCGCGGCCGCAGGCTCGCACCGCTCCGCCGTAGAGCTTCTGCGCCGGGTCACCGACATTGAATTTCCGGGTACGCGTCCCGCTGCCGCCCGCCGCGACACCGACCCTGCCGAGCGACGACCCGCCCGGCCAGCTGGCCCCGGCGTCGAAGGACCGATCCAGCCACACCTCGTCGCCGGCCGCCCCGGTGTCGATGCTGCCCCAGGCCAGGCCCCGGTCGTCGAAGTGCAGGACGACGCGGCGCCCGGAGATCGTGGCCGCCGCGACGGGCTGGCTGTCGCCGGTGCCAAGCGCCGGATCGGAGCTGTCGCAGGCGACGGCGCAGATCGCGGGGTAGGCC from Allocatelliglobosispora scoriae encodes:
- a CDS encoding glycoside hydrolase family 76 protein, which translates into the protein MSSFAARAMATLILAGTLVPAPPAEPATAASTQLAATVCAVHCDTRDPSLARQETFPVPEKQVNGRRVVLHVSDADAMAWASIDAGLPGDGVWLDRSFDGGATWEGLLGKATIPGTWTGTRTLMFNLSDPVHHRRGQLRACGDGAGVVCTDWAYPAICAVACDSSDPALGTGDSQPVAAATISGRRVVLHFDDRGLAWGSIDTGAAGDEVWLDRSFDAGASWPGGSSLGRVGVAAGGSGTRTRKFNVGDPAQKLYGGAVRACGRAVSGSGGACTAWARPGADRAAAAADALMWSYAADTAWWPSSWWNSAVALATVTDWMKQTGRRDHLWIVARTFEVNRVAFPAGVRSSDAIEGHFISRAIDDVAWWGLTWVRAYDLTGDTAYLNEAVIIANYVAGFWDPGSCGGGVWWNRERTYKNAVTNGLYIRLTAALHNRIGGDTAWLAKANTAWNWFAASGMINAAGLVNDGLTQGCANNGQPVWTYNQGLAIGAAVELWRATGNAALLTTARRLADAGTTSADLVRGGVLTERCDLPGQTCDDNAKQFKGVMLRYLSELNEVTSGAYLPFIRTQANTIWSASRDSLNQLGQHWSGEAPNVRDWRTQASALSALLAAGVGRTGPIAGIANKCVDVAAGATANGTAIQLWTCNTSNAQIWSVGTDGTLRALGKCLDITSSGTANGVKIQLWDCNGTGAQVWQAQAGGALRNPQSGRCLNPTGGATADGTRLEIRDCTGAAAQVWRLPA